In the Armatimonadota bacterium genome, TCGTGGCCGCCCTCCACCAGGCGGCGGCGGAGATCGCCCGGACCCTGGAAGGCGAGCGGTCGCGGGACGTGGGAGTCGCCCTGGCCGCAGACCTCGCCCGCATGCGACCGAGCTGGCAGCCCCGCGATCCCGCGGGAGCGTGACCCGAGGTGCTGGCGGCAGTAGCAAGGGACGCACGGCACGTATCATCGCTGGAGGAGGTGGCGTTGACGATGCGATCTGCACTCCGTCGTGGGCCGATCGTCGTCGCGGCCCTGCTCGTCGCCCTGACCCTGGTGGGCGGTCCGCTGCCCGCGCCCGCCCAGCCGCGCTTCGCCGGCCAGACCCTGATCGTGACCAGCTACGGCGGCACCTGGGAGCAGTTCATGCGCAAGGAGATCGTGCCCGGATTCGAGGCCGAGACCGGCGCCAAGGTCGAACTGGCCGTCGGTCTCTCGCGCGACTGGGTGGCGAAACTGCGCGCGGCCGGCCGCGGGAACCCACCCTACGACGTGGTGATCGCCAACACCACCTGGGTCTCGGCCGTACGGCGGGAGGGGTTCTTCGAGAAGCTCACCGTGCAGAAGGTGCCCAACCTCGCCGACGTCTGGCCCGACCTCCGCTACAAGGACGACGTGGGCGTCATCACCCTGGTCGGGCCGTTGGGCATCGCGTACCGGACCGACGTGATCCAGACCCCGCCCAAGAGCTGGAAGGACCTCTGGAAGCCCGAGTACAAGGGCAAGCTGGTCATCTACAGCATCGCCAACTCGGCGACGCCCATGTTCCTCATGCTCATCTCGCGGATCTACACCGGTTCCGACACCAACATGGACGTCGCCTTCCAGAAGATCCAGGAGCTCAAGCCCTTCCGCCAGACCGACTTCTCGGGCGACATGGAGATCATCCTCACCCGCGGCGAGGCGGCCATCGGCATCCTGGACGCGCCGGCGGCGGCGCGGCTGAAGCGGCAGGGGGTGCCCATCGAGTGGGTCTTCCCGCGGGAGGGCGTCTTCATGTTCGAGCAGGACACCAACGTGACCGCCGGCTCACGGGTCAAGGACCTGGCCTTCGCCTGGGTCAACTACTTCCTGTCGGTACCGGTGCAGGAGAAGTGGGCGCGCCAGTACTTCTGGACGCCCGCCAACCGCAAGGTCAAGATCACGGGCGAGCTGGCCCAGGCGATCCCCGTGCACACCCAGGCCCAGATCCGGCAGATCATGAAGTGGGACTGGGACTGGGTCAACGCCGGCAACCGCGAGCGGATGATCGAGCGGTGGAACCGGGAGATCCTCCGTTAGTGTAGCGCCGGGAGGTCCGGGCCTGACCTGACGAAACGGGCCGGGGTGAGATCGCTGGGAGCGCACCGGTGGCGTCGATCACGCTGCGAGGTCTGACCAAGCGCTTCGGGCCTGTGGTGGCCGTCGACCGCCTGGACCTGGAGATCCAGGAGGGTGAGCTCATCACCCTCCTGGGTCCGTCCGGGTGCGGCAAGACCACCACCCTGCGCATGGTCGCGGGGTTCGAAACGCCCGACGCCGGCGAGATCTTCTTCGGCGGACAGCCGGTGACGCTGGCGCCGCCCGAGCGGCGCAACGTGGGCATCGTCTTCCAGAACTACGCGCTGTTCCCGCACCTGACCGTCGCCGAGAACGTCGCCTTCGGCCTGCAGATGCGGCGGGAGGCGCCGGCGACCATCGCACGGCGCGTGGGCGAGATCCTCGAGCGGGTGCAGCTGCGGGGCCTGGAGCGACGCTACCCCCACCAGCTCTCGGGCGGCCAGCAGCAGCGCGTGGCCCTGGCCCGGGCGCTGGTCATCAACCCGGCGGTACTGCTGCTGGACGAGCCGCTGGCCAACCTGGACGCCAAGCTGCGCGAGGAGATGCGCTTCTACATCCGTCACCTCCAGCGGGAGTTCGGCATCACCACCATCTACGTCACCCACGATCAGGCGGAGGCCATGGTCCTGGCCGATCGCATCGCGGTGCTCCGGGACGGCGCCCTCCAGCAGGTGGGCCCGCCCGAGGCCATCTACCGCCGGCCGGCCAACGCCTGGGTGGCGGAGTTCATCGGCCTGACGAACTTCATCGCCGGCGAGGTCGCCGGCCGGCAGGACGGGCGCCTGGTGGTGCGCACCGCGGTCGGCACGTTCACCTGCCAGGGCGACGCCCCGGGCGGGCCGGTGCTGATCTGCGTGCGGCCGGAGGCGCTGCACATCGGCGCCGCGCTGCCCAACCGGCTGCGGGCCGTCGTGCGCGAGCGCGTCTTCCTGGGCAACCTGCTGGACTACCGCATGGAGGGCGCCGATGGCTTGCGCCTGCGGGTGCAGGCCGATCCCTCGCAGGCGTACCCGCCCGGTGTGGCCGTCGACCTGGCGTTCGCGCCCGAGGAGGCCTGGGTCGTGCCGGCTGCTCGAGGCTAGCGCCAATGGCCCGCGTGGCGACCACCGTCCTCCGTCCGCTCCCGCAGCCGGCCCGGCGCCGGGGTGCGTGGAACGGCCTGCTGATCGCCCCGACGCTCCTCTTCCTGCTGGCGTTCTTCGTCGTGCCCTACGCCAACATGGTCTACATGAGCGTCCTGTACAAGCCGCCGGACGGCCCCTACCTGCGGGTCTTCACGCTCGACAACTACGCGCAGGCCTTGGGCGACCCATTCTACTGGCGGATCCTGGCCAACACGTTCTGGTACGCCCTGCTCACCACCGCCGTCACCCTGGTGCTGGGCTACCCCGTGGCCTACTACATCGCGCGGGCGCCGACCCGGCGGCGGGGGTGGCTGCTCACGCTGCTCATCGCGCCGTTGCTGGTCGGGGTGGTGATCCGCAGTTTCGGCTGGATGATCATCCTGGGGCGCGTGGGGCTGATCAACACCGTCGTGCGCTGGCTGGGTGGGCCGGAGCTGCCGCTGATGTACAACGTCTTCGGCATCATCGTGGGCCTGGTGCACGTCTACCTGCCGTTCATGGCCCTGTCGATCGCCGGCGCGCTGCAGAACATCCCGCCCGACCTCGAGCGCGCGGCGCGCTCCCTGGGCGCCTCGCCGTGGGTGACGTTTTGGCGGGTGACGTGGCCCCTGTCGCTGCCGGGAGTGTTCGCCGGCACGCTGCTGGTCTACGTGCTGGCGGTCAGCTCCTACGTGATCCCGATCCTCCTGGGCGGCAACAACGTGCTGGTCATGCCGATCATCATCGTGCAGAAGCTGCTGGACGCCTTCAACTGGCCGTTGGGCTCGGCGCTCTCCATGGTGCTGTTCGGGCTCACCGCGCTTGGGGTCTGGGGGTACGTCAAGCTGATGAACCGCATGCTCCGATGGACGACACCCTAGCCCTCCCGGCCGCAGCCGCCGCCCGGCGGTCTCCGCGGCCGCCGGCGGGCCGCGCGTGGCTGTTGCCGCTGGTCGTGGGGGCGATCTACGTCTTCCTGCTGGCGCCCATCGTCATCGTGGTGCTGGCGGCGTTCAACAGCGGCGAGTACCTGCGCTTCCCGCCCGAGGGGTTCTCGCTGCGGTGGTTCGTCAAGGCCGCCCAGCACCAGCCGTTCGTCCGGGCGTTCGTCTACAGCCTCCGGCTGGCCGTCCTGGCCACCCTGGCCAGCACCGTCCTGGGGACGATGGCCGCGCTGTTCGTCGTGCGCTACGCGCGGCGGGCGCGGGACCTGCTGCGGCTGCTCCTGGTGGCGCCGCTGCAGTTCCCGGCCATCCTCACCGGGATCGCCCTGTTGATCTTCTTCTACGCCACCGGGCTGGGCACGCGCGGCATGCGGGCGCTGCTCGTCGGCCACACGCTGGTGGCGCTCCCGTACGTCTTCCTCACGGTCTCGACGGTGCTGGTGGGATTCGACCGATCGCTGGAGGAGGCGGCGCGGTCGCTGGGCGCGGGCCCCCTGGTCACGTTCTGGCGCATCACGCTGCCCCTGATCAAAGGGGGGCTGATCTCGGGCGCGCTGTTCGCCTTCATCACCTCGTTCGACCAGTTCCCGATCTCGCTGCTCCTCATCAGCGTGGGGAACACCACCCTGCCCATCCAGCTGTTCGACTACCTGCGGTTCTCCTTCGACCCGGCCGCCGCGGCGGTGTCGACGGTCAGCATCGTGCTCAGCGTGATCATCGTCGTCCTGATCGAACGGCTGGTGGGGCTGGAGTCCATCTACTGGGGCGGGCCGCGGTAGGGGAACGTCCATGACGGCACGGTACCGGCTCGCCGTCGACATCGGCGGCACGTTCACCGACCTCGTCCTCCACGACGCCGCCACCGGACGGCTGGCGGTCCACAAGGTCCTGACCACGCCCGAGGATCCCGCCGAGGGGGCGCTGCGCGGTCTGGATGCGCTCTGCGCCCAGGCGGAGGTGCCCTTGGCCGAGGTGGGCCTGCTGGTGCACGGCACGACGCTGGTCACCAACGCCATCATCGAGCGTCGCGGCGCCCCCACCGGCCTGCTGTGCACCCGCGGCTTCCGCGACGTGCTGGAGATCGGCCGCGAGCAGCGCTACGACATCTACGACCTGTTCCTGCGCTACCCCGACCCGCTGGTGCCGCGCCGCTGGCGCCTGGAGGTCGACGAGCGGTGCAGCCGCGACGGCACCGTGCTGCGGCCGCTGGACCTGGAGCAGGTGCGTGCCGCCACCCGCGCGCTGGTCGCCCAGGGCGTGCGGGCGCTGGCGGTGGTCTTCCTCCACGCGTACCGCAACCCCGCCCACGAGCAGGCAGCGCGCGACCTGGTGCGCGCCGAGTTCCCCGACCTCGCCGTCTCGATCAGCAGCGACGTGGCCCCCGAGATCCGGGAGTACGAGCGCACGTGCACTACCGTCGCCAACGCCTACGTCCAACCCCTGGTCGCGCGCTACCTGGACCGGCTCGAGGCGGCCGTCGCCGCGCGCGGCTTTCGCGGGCGCTTCTTCCTGATGCAGTCCTCGGGCGGCCTGCTCGCCCCTGAGGCCGCCCGCCGGTACCCGATCCGGCTGCTGGAGTCCGGACCCGCCGGCGGCGCGCTGGTCGCGGCGTTCTTCGGCGCCCGCGCGGGTCGCCCGACGGTGGTGGCGTTCGACATGGGCGGCACCACTGCCAAGATCGCGCTGGTGCGCGATGGACGGCCCGACGTGCGGCCCATGATCGAGGCCGCGCGGGTCCACCGGTTCAAGCGCGGCTCGGGCATCCCGATCACGATCCCCGTGGTGGACATGATCGAGATCGGCGCGGGTGGCGGCTCCCTGGTGCGGATCGACGCGCTGGGCCTGCTCAAGGTCGGGCCCGACAGCGCCGGGGCCGTGCCCGGACCGGCCTGCTACGGCTTCGGCGGCCGCGAGGCGACCGTCACCGACGCGTGCCTGGCGCTGGGGTACTTCGATCCGCACTACTTCCTCGGCGGCGCCATGGCCCTGGACGCCGCGGCGGCCCACGCGGCCCTGGCCCGCGCCGGCGCGCCCCTGGAGCTCGACGCCGTGCAGACCGCCTGGGGCGCTTACAGCATCGCGTGCGAAGCCATGGCCGCCGCTGCCCGCGTGCATCTCATCGAGCGGGGCGAAGACCCGCGCCGGTTCACGCTCATGGCGTTCGGGGGCGCGGGGCCCGCCCACGCGGCGCGCGTGGCCCGCATTTTGGGGATACGCGACGTCGTGGTGCCGCCAGCCCCGGGCGTGGCGTCGGCGATCGGTTTCCTCGTGGCGCCTGCCAGCGTGGAGCTCGCCCGGTCCCTGCCCGGCGAGCTGGAGACCCTCGACTGGCAGGCGGTGGATGCGCTGCTGGCCGACCTGGAGGCCCGCGGCCGGCAGGTCCTGGCCGAGGCGGGCGTGGCCGCCGGGCACGTCCAGGTCGAGCGCCGCGCCGAGATGCGCTTCGCCGGCCAGTTCCACGACATCG is a window encoding:
- a CDS encoding ABC transporter substrate-binding protein, which codes for MRSALRRGPIVVAALLVALTLVGGPLPAPAQPRFAGQTLIVTSYGGTWEQFMRKEIVPGFEAETGAKVELAVGLSRDWVAKLRAAGRGNPPYDVVIANTTWVSAVRREGFFEKLTVQKVPNLADVWPDLRYKDDVGVITLVGPLGIAYRTDVIQTPPKSWKDLWKPEYKGKLVIYSIANSATPMFLMLISRIYTGSDTNMDVAFQKIQELKPFRQTDFSGDMEIILTRGEAAIGILDAPAAARLKRQGVPIEWVFPREGVFMFEQDTNVTAGSRVKDLAFAWVNYFLSVPVQEKWARQYFWTPANRKVKITGELAQAIPVHTQAQIRQIMKWDWDWVNAGNRERMIERWNREILR
- a CDS encoding ABC transporter ATP-binding protein encodes the protein MASITLRGLTKRFGPVVAVDRLDLEIQEGELITLLGPSGCGKTTTLRMVAGFETPDAGEIFFGGQPVTLAPPERRNVGIVFQNYALFPHLTVAENVAFGLQMRREAPATIARRVGEILERVQLRGLERRYPHQLSGGQQQRVALARALVINPAVLLLDEPLANLDAKLREEMRFYIRHLQREFGITTIYVTHDQAEAMVLADRIAVLRDGALQQVGPPEAIYRRPANAWVAEFIGLTNFIAGEVAGRQDGRLVVRTAVGTFTCQGDAPGGPVLICVRPEALHIGAALPNRLRAVVRERVFLGNLLDYRMEGADGLRLRVQADPSQAYPPGVAVDLAFAPEEAWVVPAARG
- a CDS encoding ABC transporter permease; protein product: MARVATTVLRPLPQPARRRGAWNGLLIAPTLLFLLAFFVVPYANMVYMSVLYKPPDGPYLRVFTLDNYAQALGDPFYWRILANTFWYALLTTAVTLVLGYPVAYYIARAPTRRRGWLLTLLIAPLLVGVVIRSFGWMIILGRVGLINTVVRWLGGPELPLMYNVFGIIVGLVHVYLPFMALSIAGALQNIPPDLERAARSLGASPWVTFWRVTWPLSLPGVFAGTLLVYVLAVSSYVIPILLGGNNVLVMPIIIVQKLLDAFNWPLGSALSMVLFGLTALGVWGYVKLMNRMLRWTTP
- a CDS encoding ABC transporter permease, whose amino-acid sequence is MDDTLALPAAAAARRSPRPPAGRAWLLPLVVGAIYVFLLAPIVIVVLAAFNSGEYLRFPPEGFSLRWFVKAAQHQPFVRAFVYSLRLAVLATLASTVLGTMAALFVVRYARRARDLLRLLLVAPLQFPAILTGIALLIFFYATGLGTRGMRALLVGHTLVALPYVFLTVSTVLVGFDRSLEEAARSLGAGPLVTFWRITLPLIKGGLISGALFAFITSFDQFPISLLLISVGNTTLPIQLFDYLRFSFDPAAAAVSTVSIVLSVIIVVLIERLVGLESIYWGGPR
- a CDS encoding hydantoinase/oxoprolinase family protein; its protein translation is MTARYRLAVDIGGTFTDLVLHDAATGRLAVHKVLTTPEDPAEGALRGLDALCAQAEVPLAEVGLLVHGTTLVTNAIIERRGAPTGLLCTRGFRDVLEIGREQRYDIYDLFLRYPDPLVPRRWRLEVDERCSRDGTVLRPLDLEQVRAATRALVAQGVRALAVVFLHAYRNPAHEQAARDLVRAEFPDLAVSISSDVAPEIREYERTCTTVANAYVQPLVARYLDRLEAAVAARGFRGRFFLMQSSGGLLAPEAARRYPIRLLESGPAGGALVAAFFGARAGRPTVVAFDMGGTTAKIALVRDGRPDVRPMIEAARVHRFKRGSGIPITIPVVDMIEIGAGGGSLVRIDALGLLKVGPDSAGAVPGPACYGFGGREATVTDACLALGYFDPHYFLGGAMALDAAAAHAALARAGAPLELDAVQTAWGAYSIACEAMAAAARVHLIERGEDPRRFTLMAFGGAGPAHAARVARILGIRDVVVPPAPGVASAIGFLVAPASVELARSLPGELETLDWQAVDALLADLEARGRQVLAEAGVAAGHVQVERRAEMRFAGQFHDIAVPLPAGALAAGGAAALQQRFADAYRALYGHVLDGYRVQALNWRVLVTGQRPEAALLAAWTPTGGPPQKGVRRAYFPERGGFVEVPVFERARLPVGAVVVGPAIVEEREATTVVGPEDRLTVDRHGNLIIAIGAAS